A section of the Paenibacillus odorifer genome encodes:
- a CDS encoding beta-galactosidase codes for MSGGRIILFADPSFPGYTAAGGLTTEQAQSIGLHHTDSPVHAEQLAETLDSAKAGDCFVSFHAPYFPKEAWPSIVAYLSRGGSLISIGGAPFKHPVRLVAEEWRIEAEQTAYHRQLHIHEALRVSSADRIQQHVALRDIPLFVGDEQLLALTDTWNLVPHVTKSSDLPEQMGSSGPMDTRIYPLLKGITAAGREVSAPAVLWEHIGGPFAGGRWIFIGQPLTPDFWNQGGTEALTRWATFAARGVTELWLKPNYASYEEGERPLLFMQGQRLSRSQSSPTSAQWTLNITLSKDGESIPCFTHECKLEVSRELNFLRVPLAVEIQPGLYHLSCHAVSEEGEVRMLRQGFWGHDVGLLSQGEAIKAGRDYFIKDGQPLPVVGMTYMTSDVARKFLFLPNADVWDRDMAQMRKAGINWIRTGIWTAYRNIMQVDGHASEEVLRAIDAFLLTAKRHGLQVTFTFFSFTPETWEGTNPYLDPRSVEAQKRFIRSIVARHRTTTHVDWDLINEPSMFDPPRIFSDGPSSARDKYERAAFSAWLEERHGDITSLQERWNMTPLELPDFAAAQPPEQEEINFSVQDIHSGKRGTRWLDYCLFSMDMHNVWARELSGTIKELCPDHLVTVGQDEALGAQRPSPFFYERDVDYTTVHSWWLNDNLLWDGIFAKTHHKPNLIQETGIMYVETPDGRAKRSEEELRAMLERKYAYAFASGGAGAVQWIWNTNFYMDNANESQIGALRADGTEKPEADVSYDFGRFIGEAGGLFDGRKLEEISVVFPYSNDFSNRKLAYDATTRLTRILSYQLHLPFRAVSEYDLAPLEVEPAKLILLPSVHNLDNDALQHLLDIVERTGAVLLITGALGVDAYWQPSDRMDAIVGVRKLGNMRREEQLLLNGRKFAVSYGQKRIAELVKETPANADVDSSSSGGVGDHLIERQIGTGRLIWCPLPLELNDRDEPIAALYQYAAQAAGIETELEWISGGDLPGVYGRKLAFAEGSLYIFVSEYAWDAELEVKDPATGAHYSFLLEKERSVLFAADSAGKLVAVYRPEEVNITLNKC; via the coding sequence GTGAGCGGGGGCCGTATCATCCTGTTCGCGGACCCGTCTTTTCCCGGGTATACCGCAGCGGGCGGACTGACCACAGAACAGGCACAGTCCATAGGATTACATCATACTGACTCTCCTGTTCATGCAGAACAGCTGGCCGAAACGCTGGACAGCGCCAAGGCCGGGGACTGCTTCGTTAGCTTCCATGCTCCATACTTCCCGAAGGAGGCTTGGCCTTCCATCGTCGCTTATTTGAGCAGAGGCGGCAGCTTGATCAGCATTGGGGGTGCCCCGTTTAAGCATCCAGTCCGCCTAGTCGCTGAAGAGTGGCGGATCGAAGCTGAGCAGACTGCCTATCACCGCCAGCTGCATATCCATGAAGCGCTGCGTGTGAGCAGCGCAGATCGCATACAGCAGCATGTTGCGCTTAGAGACATTCCGCTCTTCGTAGGTGATGAGCAGCTGCTGGCTCTGACGGATACCTGGAACCTGGTGCCGCATGTCACTAAAAGCAGTGACCTGCCGGAGCAGATGGGTTCCAGTGGACCTATGGACACGCGGATTTATCCGCTGCTTAAGGGCATTACCGCCGCCGGGCGGGAAGTTTCAGCTCCAGCTGTGCTGTGGGAGCATATCGGCGGGCCTTTTGCCGGTGGCCGCTGGATCTTCATCGGCCAACCGCTTACGCCTGATTTCTGGAATCAAGGCGGCACGGAAGCATTAACCCGCTGGGCAACTTTTGCCGCTCGGGGTGTAACAGAGCTGTGGCTGAAGCCTAACTATGCTTCTTATGAAGAAGGCGAGCGGCCGCTGCTGTTTATGCAGGGCCAGCGGCTAAGCCGCAGCCAATCGTCACCGACATCAGCGCAGTGGACCCTGAACATCACTCTGAGCAAAGACGGGGAGTCTATCCCATGTTTCACTCACGAGTGCAAGCTTGAGGTCAGTCGCGAGCTGAACTTCCTACGTGTACCGCTTGCTGTAGAAATTCAACCTGGTCTGTATCATCTTTCTTGCCATGCTGTATCTGAAGAAGGCGAAGTGCGGATGTTGCGTCAAGGCTTCTGGGGACATGACGTGGGCCTGTTATCGCAGGGGGAAGCGATTAAGGCTGGAAGAGATTATTTTATCAAAGACGGTCAGCCTTTGCCTGTTGTCGGCATGACTTATATGACCTCTGACGTAGCACGGAAGTTTCTATTCCTGCCAAATGCTGATGTCTGGGATCGGGATATGGCACAGATGCGGAAGGCAGGCATCAACTGGATTCGTACCGGCATCTGGACAGCCTACCGCAATATTATGCAGGTAGACGGCCATGCCTCGGAAGAAGTGCTGCGGGCGATTGATGCCTTTCTACTGACTGCGAAGCGGCATGGGCTGCAAGTTACCTTTACGTTCTTCTCCTTTACGCCGGAGACTTGGGAAGGGACGAATCCTTATCTCGATCCGCGCAGTGTAGAAGCGCAAAAACGGTTCATCCGCTCCATCGTCGCCCGGCATCGCACGACAACCCATGTCGATTGGGATCTGATCAATGAACCGTCAATGTTTGATCCGCCGCGGATTTTCTCGGACGGACCGAGCTCGGCGCGAGATAAATATGAACGCGCTGCTTTCTCTGCTTGGCTGGAGGAACGCCATGGTGATATAACTTCGCTGCAAGAGCGCTGGAATATGACGCCGCTGGAATTGCCGGATTTTGCGGCTGCACAACCTCCTGAGCAAGAAGAGATTAACTTCAGTGTGCAGGATATTCATTCCGGGAAGCGCGGCACGCGTTGGCTCGACTACTGCCTGTTCTCCATGGACATGCACAACGTATGGGCAAGGGAGCTTAGTGGCACTATCAAGGAACTCTGCCCAGATCATTTAGTGACTGTAGGGCAGGATGAGGCTTTGGGTGCTCAGCGGCCATCGCCGTTCTTTTATGAGCGCGATGTCGATTACACCACTGTTCACAGCTGGTGGTTGAATGACAATCTGCTTTGGGATGGGATTTTTGCCAAAACCCATCACAAACCGAACCTCATCCAGGAGACCGGCATCATGTATGTGGAGACGCCAGACGGACGGGCTAAACGCAGTGAGGAAGAATTGCGGGCCATGCTGGAGCGCAAATATGCCTATGCGTTTGCTTCTGGAGGTGCCGGGGCTGTGCAATGGATCTGGAACACGAACTTTTATATGGATAATGCCAATGAATCGCAGATCGGTGCGCTGCGGGCCGATGGGACTGAGAAGCCGGAAGCGGATGTGTCTTATGATTTTGGGCGGTTCATCGGCGAAGCCGGGGGGTTATTTGACGGGCGGAAGCTGGAAGAGATTTCCGTGGTTTTCCCTTACTCTAATGACTTCTCGAACCGGAAGCTTGCCTATGATGCGACTACTCGCCTGACACGGATCTTATCTTATCAGCTTCATTTGCCTTTCCGCGCCGTATCGGAATACGATCTGGCTCCGCTGGAGGTAGAGCCGGCTAAGTTGATTCTCCTGCCGAGTGTGCACAATCTGGATAATGACGCCCTTCAGCACTTGCTGGACATAGTGGAGCGTACAGGTGCCGTTCTGCTCATTACTGGAGCATTGGGTGTAGATGCATACTGGCAGCCTTCGGATCGTATGGACGCAATAGTAGGAGTCCGTAAACTTGGCAACATGCGCCGTGAGGAGCAGCTTCTATTGAACGGACGCAAGTTTGCCGTGTCCTACGGACAGAAGCGAATCGCGGAGCTAGTCAAAGAAACGCCAGCAAATGCAGATGTTGATTCGTCTAGCTCAGGAGGTGTAGGTGATCACCTCATCGAACGCCAGATTGGCACAGGTCGCCTGATCTGGTGCCCGCTACCTTTAGAACTGAATGACCGCGACGAGCCAATCGCCGCGCTCTACCAATATGCTGCACAAGCCGCAGGTATCGAAACCGAGCTGGAATGGATCAGCGGTGGAGACCTGCCAGGTGTGTACGGGCGAAAGCTTGCTTTTGCAGAAGGTTCATTGTATATCTTCGTATCTGAATACGCCTGGGATGCCGAACTTGAAGTAAAAGATCCTGCAACTGGAGCTCATTACTCATTTTTACTGGAGAAGGAACGTTCGGTGTTGTTTGCAGCTGATTCAGCGGGCAAGCTGGTAGCTGTCTATAGACCTGAAGAGGTTAACATTACGCTTAATAAATGCTGA
- a CDS encoding alpha-mannosidase: protein MTHTTTKTAHIVSHTHWDREWYLPYEKHHVRLVQLVDALLAKLDGDSAFRSFYLDGQTIILEDYLQVRPENKEKLEQYIRDGRILIGPWYILQDAFLTSGEANVRNMQIGHQDAEKYGEPSKIGYFPDTFGLVGQTPQLMLQSGITNAFFGRGVKPTGFNNTVSDAGYESSFSELIWEGPDGSKILGILFANWYSNGNEVPVEEGAAREFWERKLADAEKYASTGELLFMNGCDHQPLQLDLPEAIRTAEKLYPEVKFVHSNFPDYLQALDQQLSSDQRELSTVTGELRSQRTDGWGTLVNTASARVYLKQMNQLGQTLLEKVAEPLASIARLSGQDYPHHLFTYAWKTLMQNHPHDSICGCSVDEVHREMVTRFDKSRHVAESIIDDSAKFIADQVETSGFSAYGEDAVPFVVMNTTGWKRTGTVTIELDAERLYLREGYPLDETARRMLAVDLSGRILVDHTGEELASTVEDLGLSFGYDLPDDQFRQPYMCRKVRLTFEARNVPALGLCTYAWVQSTTESAQGSSLIEGERSLENASLKVVVAEDGSFTLLDKHSGTTYRELGIYENTGDVGNEYMYKQPEGEQALTTKGQPGVIKVIEDSPFRAAIEIRIDWEIPASADDTLEAEQRALVYYPERKAQRSVNTVVLKLRTVVSLEREGKGVHIESTINNQAKDHRVRMLFPTDLSTDVHRVDSMFEVATRDNNPAPEWANPSNTQHQQSFVDVSNGDVGLTVANQGLNEYEVLRDGRNTIAVTLLRSVGELGDWGWFPTPEAQCLGEYTAQLELIPHSGEGSEQRAFTEAYQFQIPWTVCQTGLHSGKLKSGYTPLVWEGDNMAFSSMKMNGTSGDLFLRWYNMSAQQTQLQLKVNSPQEYLFKSNILEQLNPALQGATSSVHHLEIGPSEIVTVGAKLSF, encoded by the coding sequence ATGACCCACACAACAACCAAAACAGCCCATATCGTGTCCCATACTCACTGGGACCGTGAATGGTATTTGCCCTATGAGAAACACCACGTCCGTCTGGTTCAGCTGGTGGATGCATTGCTTGCCAAGCTGGACGGAGATTCCGCCTTCCGCAGTTTTTACCTCGATGGGCAAACCATTATTCTGGAGGATTATCTTCAGGTTCGGCCAGAGAACAAAGAGAAGCTGGAGCAGTATATCCGGGATGGACGAATCTTGATTGGACCTTGGTACATTTTGCAGGATGCGTTCCTGACGAGCGGTGAGGCAAATGTGCGGAATATGCAGATCGGCCATCAGGATGCCGAGAAATACGGCGAGCCTTCCAAAATCGGTTATTTTCCCGATACCTTTGGATTGGTCGGACAGACTCCGCAGCTGATGTTGCAGTCAGGGATTACGAATGCTTTTTTTGGACGCGGGGTGAAGCCTACGGGATTTAACAACACTGTATCGGATGCGGGTTATGAGTCCTCTTTCTCCGAGCTGATCTGGGAAGGGCCGGATGGATCCAAAATTCTCGGTATCCTATTTGCCAACTGGTATTCTAACGGCAATGAAGTTCCTGTAGAGGAAGGTGCGGCCCGGGAATTCTGGGAGCGTAAGCTTGCGGATGCAGAGAAGTATGCTTCAACGGGGGAGTTATTGTTCATGAACGGGTGCGACCACCAGCCTCTGCAATTGGATTTGCCGGAAGCTATCCGCACCGCCGAAAAGCTATACCCTGAAGTGAAGTTCGTGCATTCAAATTTCCCGGACTATCTGCAAGCCTTGGATCAGCAATTATCCTCGGATCAGCGGGAGCTCTCCACCGTTACAGGGGAACTGCGCAGTCAGCGCACAGACGGATGGGGCACCTTAGTGAACACAGCCTCAGCCCGGGTTTATTTGAAGCAGATGAACCAGCTGGGCCAGACTCTATTGGAAAAAGTAGCCGAGCCGCTGGCCTCCATCGCCCGCCTGTCCGGACAGGACTACCCACATCATCTATTCACCTATGCCTGGAAGACGCTGATGCAGAACCATCCGCATGACAGTATCTGTGGTTGTAGTGTGGATGAAGTGCATCGTGAGATGGTAACGCGTTTTGATAAAAGTCGGCATGTTGCCGAAAGCATCATAGATGACAGTGCTAAGTTTATCGCAGATCAAGTGGAGACTTCGGGCTTTTCCGCCTACGGGGAAGATGCAGTTCCTTTTGTAGTGATGAATACCACGGGGTGGAAGCGTACGGGAACGGTGACTATAGAGCTGGATGCTGAACGGTTATATCTGCGCGAGGGTTATCCGTTGGATGAGACCGCCCGCAGAATGTTGGCTGTTGATTTGTCCGGCCGGATTCTCGTCGATCACACAGGGGAGGAATTAGCGTCTACAGTGGAAGATCTAGGTTTAAGCTTTGGTTATGATCTGCCTGATGACCAATTCCGCCAGCCGTATATGTGCCGCAAGGTGAGACTTACTTTTGAAGCCCGCAATGTGCCTGCACTTGGACTCTGTACTTACGCTTGGGTACAATCAACTACGGAATCCGCTCAGGGAAGCTCTTTAATAGAAGGAGAGCGCAGCTTGGAGAATGCATCTCTCAAGGTAGTTGTTGCTGAGGATGGTTCATTTACGTTATTGGATAAGCATAGCGGTACCACTTATCGTGAGTTGGGGATTTACGAGAATACCGGAGACGTAGGCAATGAATACATGTACAAGCAGCCAGAAGGTGAACAAGCGCTGACGACCAAAGGCCAGCCTGGAGTCATTAAGGTGATTGAAGACTCTCCCTTCCGTGCGGCCATTGAGATCCGAATAGACTGGGAGATTCCGGCTTCGGCGGATGACACCTTGGAGGCGGAACAGCGTGCACTTGTGTATTATCCTGAGCGTAAAGCGCAGCGGAGTGTAAATACGGTGGTTTTGAAGCTTCGTACCGTCGTTTCGCTGGAGCGGGAAGGCAAAGGTGTGCATATTGAATCCACAATTAATAACCAAGCCAAGGATCACCGGGTGCGAATGCTGTTCCCTACCGATCTGTCTACCGATGTGCATCGTGTAGATTCTATGTTCGAAGTGGCTACGAGGGACAATAATCCGGCACCAGAATGGGCAAATCCGAGCAACACTCAACATCAGCAATCCTTTGTGGATGTCAGCAATGGCGATGTAGGACTTACGGTAGCCAACCAGGGATTGAACGAATATGAGGTTCTGCGGGATGGACGCAATACTATTGCCGTCACCCTGCTACGCAGCGTAGGGGAATTGGGGGATTGGGGTTGGTTCCCAACTCCGGAAGCTCAGTGCCTGGGTGAATATACAGCACAACTGGAGCTGATTCCTCATTCTGGTGAGGGAAGTGAACAGCGGGCATTTACAGAGGCCTATCAATTCCAGATCCCTTGGACGGTATGTCAGACCGGCCTGCATAGCGGGAAGTTGAAATCTGGATATACCCCATTGGTTTGGGAAGGAGACAACATGGCCTTCTCATCCATGAAAATGAACGGAACTTCAGGCGACTTGTTTTTGCGTTGGTACAATATGTCCGCTCAGCAGACACAACTGCAACTGAAAGTGAACAGTCCTCAAGAGTATTTATTTAAAAGCAATATCTTAGAGCAGCTTAACCCTGCTTTACAAGGAGCAACGTCTTCGGTTCACCACTTAGAGATAGGTCCATCTGAGATTGTAACTGTAGGTGCGAAATTAAGCTTCTAG
- a CDS encoding GreA/GreB family elongation factor encodes MNHSLIYEGSRTQLLQQLIYFDEEKIAFLNQYFPVRSKDRSNAETLLSRYCSELEQLLTEFNGEDLNSQVFIGSQLQLRYLDDNTTDIYTIVFPNQAEPNDNKISMLSPIGMQLLLAELGSTCQLAIPSGQLEVKIESIKFVNNGEVGVLI; translated from the coding sequence ATGAACCATAGTCTTATCTATGAAGGCTCACGGACACAGCTGCTTCAGCAGCTTATTTATTTTGATGAGGAAAAAATCGCATTTCTAAATCAATACTTTCCGGTACGAAGCAAGGATAGAAGCAATGCTGAAACGCTGTTGTCCCGTTATTGCTCCGAGCTGGAACAATTACTAACTGAGTTTAATGGTGAAGATTTAAATTCTCAGGTCTTTATCGGAAGCCAGTTGCAGCTTCGTTACTTGGACGATAATACTACAGATATCTATACCATCGTATTTCCTAACCAAGCAGAACCTAACGATAACAAGATTTCTATGTTGTCACCTATAGGCATGCAGTTGCTGCTGGCTGAGCTCGGCAGTACTTGTCAGCTAGCGATTCCTTCAGGTCAACTAGAGGTGAAGATCGAAAGTATTAAGTTCGTGAATAATGGTGAGGTAGGCGTTCTTATATAA
- a CDS encoding sporulation protein Cse60, protein MIQVKEFVDADNSYAENKANEFLAGLREEQIVNICYGSVVKSSRDGAEHQRTTILVVYKTNERQ, encoded by the coding sequence ATGATTCAAGTTAAAGAGTTTGTAGATGCTGATAATTCTTATGCAGAGAATAAAGCTAATGAGTTCCTGGCAGGACTACGGGAGGAACAGATTGTGAATATCTGTTACGGTTCGGTAGTTAAATCATCACGTGATGGGGCAGAGCACCAAAGAACCACTATACTGGTCGTGTATAAGACAAATGAAAGGCAATAA
- the katA gene encoding catalase KatA, with amino-acid sequence MSSNNNNLTTSWGAPVGDNQNSMTAGDRGPTLLQDVHLLEKLAHFNRERVPERVVHAKGAGAHGYFEVTKDLTQYTKANFLSEVGKRTPLFIRFSTVAGELGSADTVRDPRGFAVKFYTEEGNYDLVGNNTPVFFVRDAIKFPDFIHTQKRDPQTHLKNPNAVWDFWSLSPESLHQVTILMSDRGIPATLRHMHGFGSHTFKWVNAEGNTVWVKYHFKTEQGIKNLDADLASKIAGENPDYHTEDLFNAIDKGDFPAWKLYVQIMPIEDAKTYRFDPFDVTKVWSQKDYPLIEVGRMVLDRNPENYFAEVEQVTFSPGSFVPGIEASPDKLLQGRLFAYGDAHRHRVGPNHNSLPINRPKVEVKNYQRDGGMALGNNGGSGAYYEPNSLGGPKESPQHKTSPFEVSGYADSVAYNSDDHYTQPGDLYRLMSEEERTRLVQNIVGAMTPVESNDIKRRQIEHFFKADPDLGQRIASGLGLSVPDGM; translated from the coding sequence ATGAGCTCCAATAATAATAATCTTACAACCAGCTGGGGTGCTCCAGTAGGCGACAATCAGAATTCAATGACAGCCGGTGACCGCGGTCCCACTTTGCTGCAAGATGTCCATCTGCTTGAGAAATTAGCCCACTTTAACAGAGAACGTGTTCCTGAACGTGTCGTTCATGCTAAAGGTGCTGGCGCTCACGGGTATTTTGAAGTTACAAAAGATCTGACCCAATACACAAAAGCTAACTTTTTGTCTGAAGTAGGCAAACGTACACCGTTGTTCATTCGTTTTTCTACTGTAGCTGGTGAATTAGGTTCTGCTGATACCGTACGCGACCCTCGTGGTTTTGCCGTGAAGTTCTATACTGAAGAAGGAAACTATGATCTCGTAGGTAACAATACGCCTGTATTCTTCGTTCGTGATGCGATTAAATTCCCGGACTTTATTCATACACAGAAACGTGATCCACAGACACATCTGAAGAACCCGAATGCTGTATGGGACTTCTGGTCTTTATCGCCTGAATCTCTGCATCAGGTAACGATTTTGATGTCGGATCGCGGAATTCCAGCTACGCTGAGACATATGCATGGGTTTGGTAGCCATACCTTCAAGTGGGTAAATGCCGAGGGTAATACAGTCTGGGTGAAATACCATTTCAAAACAGAACAAGGCATTAAGAATCTAGATGCAGACCTTGCTTCCAAAATCGCTGGGGAAAACCCGGATTATCATACAGAAGACTTGTTCAATGCTATTGATAAAGGAGATTTCCCTGCTTGGAAGCTCTACGTGCAAATTATGCCGATCGAGGATGCGAAGACTTACCGTTTTGATCCATTTGATGTAACAAAGGTCTGGTCACAAAAAGATTATCCGTTAATCGAGGTTGGCCGTATGGTATTGGATCGCAATCCGGAGAACTACTTCGCTGAAGTAGAACAAGTCACATTCTCTCCCGGCTCTTTCGTTCCTGGTATTGAAGCTTCGCCGGATAAATTGCTACAAGGCCGTCTGTTCGCGTATGGTGATGCACACCGCCACCGGGTTGGCCCTAACCACAACAGCCTGCCTATCAACCGTCCAAAAGTAGAAGTGAAGAACTATCAACGTGATGGTGGCATGGCCTTGGGCAACAATGGCGGTTCCGGAGCCTATTACGAGCCTAACAGCTTAGGTGGACCAAAAGAATCACCGCAGCATAAAACATCGCCGTTCGAAGTCTCCGGATATGCGGATAGTGTCGCCTACAATAGTGACGATCACTATACACAACCAGGTGACTTGTACCGTCTAATGTCTGAAGAAGAACGTACCCGTCTAGTTCAAAATATCGTTGGCGCTATGACTCCTGTTGAAAGTAACGATATCAAACGTCGCCAGATTGAACATTTCTTTAAGGCTGATCCAGACTTGGGACAGCGTATCGCATCCGGTTTGGGTCTATCCGTACCAGACGGAATGTAA
- the glgP gene encoding alpha-glucan family phosphorylase, giving the protein MNEQKLPSVAYFSMEYGLHSDFKMYAGGLGILAGDYIKGAKDINAPIIPIGLKWKQGYTDQKIDANGNPYDSYHNYVYEFLEDTGVKVTVKVRKTDVVCKVWKTDYFGNSTLYLLDTDIPENNDAWITGQLYGWFGEERIAQEIVLGIGGVKAMRALQIPIDVYHFNEGHAALAAIELIREKMSGGHTFEEAWKATREEVVFTTHTPIKEGNETHPLDRLEYMSAFNGLTRDQMERIGGEPFNMTVAGLRLSRISNAVAQLHADTANKMWKEVAGRSEIIGITNAIHTPTWVDERMTHAYEQDGDLWAVHKEIKGELIQFIKERSGISLNADNLLIGFSRRAAPYKRSDLIFSQPEIIEPYLESGKIQIVFSGKAHPLDDNGKKIVSNLVAMMKKYPKSVVFLENYDMTIGAQLTRGADIWLNNPRRPLEASGTSGMKAAMNGVLNCSILDGWWPEACIDGENGWQIGDGFETTDFEVLDKHDSDALYDTLLKRVLPTFYENRKQWVQMMKKSIETTRTEFATKRMLDEYYNRMYIKA; this is encoded by the coding sequence GTGAACGAACAAAAATTACCGTCAGTCGCTTATTTTAGTATGGAGTACGGGCTGCATTCCGATTTCAAAATGTATGCCGGAGGTCTGGGCATTCTTGCCGGAGACTACATTAAGGGTGCAAAAGATATCAACGCCCCTATCATCCCTATTGGGCTGAAGTGGAAACAAGGTTACACGGACCAAAAGATTGATGCAAACGGCAATCCGTACGACTCCTATCACAATTATGTTTATGAGTTTCTTGAAGATACAGGGGTTAAGGTAACTGTTAAAGTCCGAAAAACCGATGTGGTATGCAAAGTATGGAAAACTGATTATTTTGGCAACAGCACATTGTATTTACTGGATACGGATATCCCCGAGAATAATGATGCCTGGATCACAGGCCAATTGTATGGCTGGTTCGGCGAAGAACGGATCGCACAAGAGATCGTGCTTGGGATTGGTGGAGTCAAGGCTATGCGTGCGCTGCAAATCCCTATTGATGTCTATCACTTCAATGAGGGTCATGCGGCTCTAGCGGCTATCGAGCTAATCCGTGAAAAAATGTCCGGAGGCCATACCTTCGAAGAAGCTTGGAAAGCGACTCGCGAAGAAGTAGTATTCACTACCCACACACCAATCAAAGAAGGCAACGAAACCCATCCTCTCGACCGACTTGAGTATATGAGTGCGTTCAACGGCTTAACCCGTGACCAGATGGAGCGGATCGGCGGCGAGCCATTTAATATGACGGTTGCAGGTCTAAGGCTGTCACGTATCTCCAACGCAGTTGCCCAGCTACACGCCGATACGGCTAATAAAATGTGGAAGGAAGTAGCCGGAAGATCAGAAATTATAGGCATTACTAATGCCATCCATACTCCTACCTGGGTAGATGAAAGAATGACGCATGCCTACGAACAAGATGGCGACTTATGGGCAGTGCATAAAGAGATCAAGGGCGAACTGATCCAGTTCATCAAAGAACGTTCCGGCATTAGCCTAAATGCTGACAATCTACTCATTGGCTTCTCACGCAGAGCAGCTCCATATAAACGAAGCGACCTGATCTTCTCGCAGCCAGAAATTATCGAACCTTATCTGGAGTCTGGAAAGATACAAATTGTATTCTCCGGCAAAGCGCACCCACTCGATGATAACGGTAAAAAAATCGTCAGCAACCTAGTAGCGATGATGAAAAAGTATCCAAAGAGTGTGGTGTTCCTCGAGAATTACGATATGACGATTGGCGCCCAGCTGACGCGCGGTGCTGATATTTGGCTCAACAATCCACGCAGACCACTGGAAGCCAGCGGCACCTCCGGGATGAAAGCAGCAATGAACGGTGTATTGAACTGTTCTATTCTGGATGGCTGGTGGCCGGAAGCCTGCATCGATGGTGAGAATGGCTGGCAGATTGGAGACGGCTTCGAAACTACAGACTTTGAGGTGCTGGATAAGCATGATAGTGATGCACTGTACGACACCTTATTGAAACGTGTGCTCCCAACCTTTTACGAGAATCGTAAACAATGGGTACAAATGATGAAAAAGAGTATCGAAACCACCCGTACGGAGTTTGCCACCAAAAGAATGCTAGATGAATATTACAACAGAATGTACATTAAAGCCTAA
- the rbsK gene encoding ribokinase — protein MSKLDIVVIGSLNMDMVVRTNRSPDAGETLIGQAFALSPGGKGANQAVAAARLNAEVSMIGRVGKDTFGSEMLEIIRNEGIHIEHISVSEHQATGVASIVIEEDGENRIIVVPGANIELTVEDIQALEAVISQAKIIVLQLEMDLAMSEQAIAIAHRKRIPVILNPAPARVLKDEMLAQVSYLTPNETEAGILSGMTVDSAETAEQAARILLQKGVQNVIVTLGSKGALIVNAEGAKAVPGFPVKAVDTVAAGDSFNGALAQQLVLGKTLEEAVSFANAVGALAVGKEGAIPSLPQLSEVEQFLNRKSL, from the coding sequence GTGTCTAAGTTGGATATAGTTGTGATTGGAAGCTTGAATATGGACATGGTAGTACGTACAAACCGGTCACCGGATGCTGGAGAAACCCTAATTGGACAAGCCTTTGCTCTATCTCCTGGCGGAAAAGGGGCAAATCAGGCCGTTGCCGCAGCACGTCTGAATGCAGAGGTTAGTATGATCGGAAGAGTTGGAAAAGATACCTTTGGTAGCGAAATGCTGGAGATTATCAGGAATGAAGGCATTCATATAGAGCATATTTCTGTAAGTGAACATCAGGCAACAGGAGTCGCTTCGATCGTTATTGAAGAAGATGGAGAAAATCGGATTATCGTGGTACCTGGAGCGAATATTGAGCTTACGGTAGAGGATATTCAGGCATTGGAGGCTGTGATTAGCCAGGCTAAGATCATTGTGCTGCAGCTTGAAATGGATCTGGCGATGAGTGAGCAGGCGATTGCGATTGCCCATCGTAAGAGGATTCCGGTGATCCTTAATCCTGCACCAGCTAGAGTGCTAAAGGATGAGATGCTGGCTCAGGTATCTTACCTGACACCTAATGAGACAGAAGCCGGGATTTTGTCCGGAATGACTGTGGATAGCGCAGAGACTGCTGAGCAGGCAGCCCGTATTTTGCTGCAAAAAGGAGTACAGAACGTTATCGTAACCTTGGGCTCAAAAGGCGCTCTGATTGTGAATGCTGAAGGAGCCAAGGCTGTTCCAGGCTTCCCGGTAAAGGCGGTAGATACAGTTGCTGCCGGAGACTCATTTAATGGCGCATTAGCCCAGCAGTTAGTCTTAGGAAAGACCTTGGAGGAAGCCGTGAGCTTCGCTAATGCTGTAGGTGCATTGGCTGTAGGGAAAGAAGGGGCGATCCCTTCATTGCCGCAGTTGTCCGAGGTCGAGCAGTTTCTAAATCGTAAATCGCTGTAG